One bacterium genomic window, CCCAGTGCGTGATGAGCTGCCGGTTGGCGAACGCGAAGTTTGCCGCCGCGGCCATCGCGCCGAGATACGATTGACCCTCTGGCGAGGATAGGGGGACGCACGCGAGCTGGCGATCGGGCAGCGTGATCCCGTACCGTGGAAGCGCGCCGTTGCATACACCCAAGAAATCATCGCAGACTTGATGCCCGAGCCCACGGGACCCGCAGTGGATGAGCACCGTGATCTGGCCGGGCCGGCGCAGGCCGAAGACCGCCGACGTCGCCGGATCGAAGATCTCGTCGACCTGCTGGATCTCGAGGAAGTGATTCCCGGAGCCGAGCGTGCCGAGCTGATTGAGCCCCCGGGTGTGGGCCTTCCGGCTCACCTCCGCGGGCACCGCGCCCGGGATCGTCCCCTCAGACTCGATCCGATGGAGATCGTCCGGGCGGCCGAACCCCCGCGCCACGGCCCAGGCTGCGCCGCGCTCGAGCACGTCGTCCAATTCAGTAAGCGTGAGGCGAAGGCGCCCATGCGCTCCAACTCCGGACGGGATGTTTTCGAACAACCGGTCGGCAAGGACGGAAAGGTGGGGACGTATCTCCTCCCGGGCGAGGCCGGTAGTGAGGAGCCGGACCCCGCAGTTAATGTCGTAGCCCACCGCACCGGGGGAGACGACGCCGTCGTCGAGCCGCATCGCCGCCACCCCGCCGATCGGAAACCCGTACCCCCAGTGAATGTCCGGCATGGCGATCGACCGGCGGACGATGCCGGGAAGCGTTGCCGCGTTCGCCACCTGCTCCAGCGCTTGGTCCTCCTCGATGTTGGGAAGGAGCGCCTCGTCGGCGTAGACCAGTCCGGGGACCCGCATTCCCGGCTTGTAGTCCGCCGGGATCTCCCACCGGAACGCGTCGATCCGGCGCAGGCGGGATCCCCGTTGCACCGTAAGGCTCTCGTTCGGCTGGTGTTTGACTTGAGCCGACATGCTGGACACCACGCTAAGTGTAGCCCCGGTTCCCGCGCCGGACATCGGGCGCCGGTCTGATTGCGCCCTCGGGAGAATGAAGCCGGCGCCCGATGTGAGACGGGAAGCGCGGATGGTACGGTGGCGATAGGGTGTGGCGCCAGCGCGCCAGAGAGGGGCCGGTGGCGGGGGGAGCGCATGATGGCCGTGTCCGCCGTGCCGATGAGCGCTCGTACTGCGTCCAGGCGCATGACAAACAAGGAGATCGCCCGGATCCTCTACGATATCGCGGGTATCCTCGAGATCAAGGCGGAGATCGTCTTTCGGGTGATCGCGTACCGCAACGCCGCGCGGTCGGTCGAGTTCCTCGCCGAGGACATCTCCGAGCGCTACCGGCGGGGCGGCCGGAAGGCCCTCGATGCGATCCCGGGGGTGGGTACCTCGATCGCGCTCAAGATCGAGGAGCTGCTCCAGACCGGCCGGCTGAAATACTACGACCAGATCAAGAACACCATCCCCACCGTGGAACTGGGATTGACGAAGATCCCCAACGTAGGGCCGAAGACCGCGAAGAAGTTATGCGAGACGCTCAAGGTCAAGAGCGTGGCCGATCTCGAGCAGGTCCTCGACAGTCCCCGGGCGGCCAGGTACTTCAAGCAGAAGACGCGGGAGCGGATCAAGACCGGCATCGCACGGCTCCGCCGGCTCTCCGGCCGGATTCTC contains:
- a CDS encoding RtcB family protein; amino-acid sequence: MQRGSRLRRIDAFRWEIPADYKPGMRVPGLVYADEALLPNIEEDQALEQVANAATLPGIVRRSIAMPDIHWGYGFPIGGVAAMRLDDGVVSPGAVGYDINCGVRLLTTGLAREEIRPHLSVLADRLFENIPSGVGAHGRLRLTLTELDDVLERGAAWAVARGFGRPDDLHRIESEGTIPGAVPAEVSRKAHTRGLNQLGTLGSGNHFLEIQQVDEIFDPATSAVFGLRRPGQITVLIHCGSRGLGHQVCDDFLGVCNGALPRYGITLPDRQLACVPLSSPEGQSYLGAMAAAANFAFANRQLITHWVRETFAAVLGPHGTPPGLDIVYDVAHNMAKIEDHTVEGEHARLCVHRKGATRGFPAGHPDVPAAYRDVGHPVFLPGDMGRYSYVMVGTPLAMAETFGSTPHGAGRMRSRGAARRLLHGVDIVEALAARGIIVRAQSRGLLAEEASEAYKDVADVVRVSDGAGITRKVARLRPLAVVKG